A single region of the Aurantiacibacter sp. MUD11 genome encodes:
- the edd gene encoding phosphogluconate dehydratase, with the protein MSKLHPTIERVTDRIIEKSKASRSAYLDLIDREADNQPERGQVSCSNLAHAFAGALEDQEALKTNAGPNIGVVTAYNDMLSAHQPYGRYPERLKIYAREVGATAQVAGGTPAMCDGVTQGETGMELSLFSRDVIALSTGVALSHAMYDGMLLLGICDKIVPGLLMGALRFGHLPAVFVPSGPMPSGVSNKEKQRVRQLYAEGKATRAELLESELGSYHSPGTCTFYGTANSNQMMMELMGLHVPGAAFFQPGTKIRQALDRAAVHRVAAMGRGGNDYRPLGHCVDEKAIVNAAVGLLATGGSTNHAIHIPAFARAAGVQIDWTDLSELSSAVPLLARVYPNGSGDVNHFHDAGGMGFVIKELLGAGLAHADVLGVGEERGMGQYSQEPWLDEDKLDWRDVGESGDDEMLRPANDPFQPDGGMRLVQGNLGRACFKSSAVDKERWTIEAPCRVFQTQHEVAEAFKAGELDRDVVVVVRFQGPRANGMPELHKLTPPLGVLQDRGYRVALVTDGRMSGASGKVPSAIHCSPEALGGGPLSLLRDGDMVKVCAATGELSTTADLATRTPAPDPAPESGTGRELFAMFRNMADEAEKGGSAMLATAGL; encoded by the coding sequence ATGAGTAAGTTGCATCCCACCATCGAGCGCGTCACCGACCGTATCATCGAGAAGTCGAAGGCCAGCCGCAGCGCCTATCTCGACCTGATCGACCGCGAGGCCGACAACCAGCCCGAACGCGGCCAGGTGAGCTGCTCCAACCTCGCCCACGCCTTTGCCGGGGCGCTGGAGGACCAGGAAGCGCTGAAGACCAATGCAGGGCCGAACATCGGCGTGGTCACGGCCTACAACGATATGCTCAGCGCGCATCAACCGTATGGGCGCTACCCGGAACGGCTGAAGATCTACGCCCGCGAAGTGGGTGCCACCGCGCAGGTTGCCGGCGGCACGCCCGCCATGTGCGACGGGGTGACGCAGGGCGAGACGGGCATGGAACTGAGCCTGTTCAGCCGCGACGTGATCGCGCTCAGCACTGGCGTGGCCCTCAGCCATGCCATGTACGACGGCATGCTGCTGCTGGGCATTTGCGACAAGATCGTGCCCGGCCTGCTGATGGGCGCCTTGCGCTTCGGCCACCTGCCCGCCGTCTTCGTGCCGAGCGGCCCGATGCCAAGTGGCGTTTCCAACAAGGAGAAGCAGCGCGTCCGCCAGCTCTATGCGGAGGGCAAGGCGACACGGGCCGAGTTGCTCGAAAGCGAACTGGGCAGCTATCACTCGCCCGGCACCTGCACCTTCTACGGCACGGCCAATTCCAACCAGATGATGATGGAGCTGATGGGTCTTCACGTGCCTGGCGCAGCCTTCTTCCAGCCGGGCACCAAGATCCGCCAGGCGCTGGACCGCGCCGCCGTGCACCGCGTGGCGGCGATGGGACGCGGCGGCAACGACTATCGCCCGCTCGGTCACTGTGTAGACGAGAAGGCGATCGTCAACGCCGCCGTCGGCCTGCTGGCAACGGGCGGATCGACCAACCACGCCATCCATATCCCCGCCTTCGCGCGGGCAGCCGGCGTGCAGATCGACTGGACCGACCTGTCCGAACTCTCCAGCGCCGTGCCGCTGCTGGCGCGCGTCTATCCCAATGGCTCGGGCGACGTGAACCACTTCCACGATGCCGGCGGAATGGGCTTCGTGATCAAGGAACTGCTCGGCGCGGGCCTGGCGCACGCCGACGTGCTCGGCGTCGGCGAGGAACGCGGCATGGGCCAGTACAGCCAGGAACCGTGGCTGGACGAGGACAAGCTCGACTGGCGCGATGTCGGCGAGAGCGGCGACGATGAAATGTTACGTCCCGCCAACGATCCTTTCCAGCCCGATGGCGGGATGCGGCTGGTGCAGGGCAACCTGGGCCGCGCCTGTTTCAAGTCCTCCGCCGTCGACAAGGAACGCTGGACCATCGAGGCACCCTGCCGCGTGTTCCAGACCCAGCACGAGGTGGCCGAAGCCTTCAAGGCGGGCGAGCTGGACCGCGATGTCGTGGTGGTCGTCCGTTTCCAGGGGCCGCGCGCAAACGGCATGCCGGAACTGCACAAGCTTACCCCGCCGCTGGGCGTCCTGCAGGATCGCGGATACCGCGTGGCGCTGGTCACCGATGGCCGCATGAGCGGCGCCAGCGGCAAGGTGCCTTCTGCCATCCATTGCTCGCCCGAAGCGCTGGGCGGCGGCCCGCTCTCGCTACTGCGCGATGGCGACATGGTGAAGGTCTGCGCCGCCACCGGCGAGCTGTCGACCACGGCGGACCTTGCCACCCGCACGCCCGCGCCCGATCCGGCGCCCGAAAGCGGCACCGGACGCGAACTGTTCGCCATGTTCCGCAACATGGCCGACGAAGCCGAAAAGGGTGGCAGCGCCATGCTCGCCACGGCAGGACTATGA
- the eda gene encoding bifunctional 4-hydroxy-2-oxoglutarate aldolase/2-dehydro-3-deoxy-phosphogluconate aldolase codes for MSDTRAYSPSEIERVMRMGPVIPVLVVEDVGKAREQAEALVEGGLKVLEVTLRTPDALEAIKRMNLVPGAVVGAGTVTNARQLREALDAGSEFIVSPGLTQPLGEAAVKSGVPFLPGTATAGDIMRGLDLGLTHFKFFPAMAAGGIPALKALAAPFGQCRFCPTGGISVDTAADWLALPYVHCVGGSWVAPKGASPEEITELARAACGLAA; via the coding sequence ATGAGCGACACCAGAGCCTACTCGCCAAGCGAGATCGAACGCGTGATGCGCATGGGTCCGGTAATCCCGGTGCTGGTGGTGGAAGATGTCGGCAAGGCGCGCGAGCAAGCCGAGGCGCTTGTCGAAGGCGGGCTGAAGGTGCTGGAAGTCACCCTGCGCACGCCTGACGCGCTGGAAGCGATCAAGCGGATGAACCTCGTCCCCGGCGCGGTTGTCGGCGCGGGCACGGTTACCAATGCCCGCCAGTTACGCGAAGCGCTCGATGCCGGCAGCGAATTCATCGTCTCGCCCGGCCTGACGCAGCCTCTGGGCGAAGCGGCCGTGAAATCCGGCGTACCCTTCCTGCCCGGCACGGCCACGGCGGGCGACATCATGCGCGGGCTGGACCTCGGCCTGACACACTTCAAGTTCTTCCCGGCCATGGCGGCGGGCGGAATTCCGGCGCTGAAGGCGCTGGCAGCGCCCTTCGGCCAGTGCCGTTTCTGCCCGACCGGCGGGATTTCGGTGGACACCGCGGCCGACTGGCTGGCGCTCCCCTACGTCCATTGCGTCGGCGGCAGCTGGGTCGCGCCGAAAGGTGCCTCACCCGAGGAAATTACGGAGCTGGCCCGCGCCGCATGCGGCCTGGCTGCATGA
- a CDS encoding glucokinase, whose amino-acid sequence MTEIVSVDIGGTHARFAIASRHPDGTITLDEPITLHTEDHASFQTAWEDYRARKGGTLPDAVSMAIAGPVGGDVIRFTNNPWIIRPALVQEKLGVSTHTIVNDFEAVAHAVARAGDDEFLHLTGPEGPLPPTGRLTVMGPGTGLGVAHLYREPDGTYRVSATEGGHIDFAPLDPIEDAILARLRKRHTRVSVERVVAGPAIVDIYNTLAALEGRAVKEQDDVAIWTAGMEGTDSLAAAAVDRFCLSLGSVAGDMALAHGAKAVVIAGGLGYRLRNILPKSGFAERFCAKGRFAGLMEKLPVKLITHPQPGLFGAAAAYFQSHGDAA is encoded by the coding sequence ATGACCGAGATCGTCTCCGTCGACATCGGCGGCACCCACGCCCGCTTTGCCATCGCCAGCCGGCACCCTGACGGCACGATCACGCTTGACGAGCCAATCACCCTGCACACCGAGGATCACGCCAGCTTCCAGACCGCCTGGGAGGATTACCGCGCGCGCAAGGGCGGCACACTGCCCGATGCCGTCAGCATGGCGATTGCCGGACCGGTGGGAGGCGACGTGATCCGCTTCACCAACAATCCCTGGATCATCCGTCCGGCGCTGGTGCAGGAGAAGCTGGGCGTCTCCACCCATACCATCGTCAACGATTTCGAGGCCGTGGCCCATGCCGTGGCGCGTGCGGGGGATGACGAGTTCCTGCACCTGACCGGCCCCGAAGGCCCGCTGCCGCCGACCGGCAGGCTTACCGTCATGGGTCCGGGCACGGGGCTTGGCGTGGCGCATCTCTATCGCGAGCCGGACGGCACCTACCGGGTCTCCGCCACCGAGGGCGGCCATATCGACTTTGCCCCACTCGACCCAATCGAAGATGCGATCCTCGCCCGCCTGCGCAAACGCCACACCCGCGTCTCGGTGGAGCGCGTGGTGGCCGGCCCCGCGATCGTCGACATCTACAATACCCTCGCTGCACTGGAGGGTCGCGCGGTGAAGGAACAGGACGACGTGGCAATCTGGACCGCGGGCATGGAAGGCACCGACAGTCTCGCCGCCGCTGCAGTGGACCGCTTCTGCCTTTCGCTCGGATCGGTCGCAGGCGACATGGCGCTGGCGCACGGCGCCAAAGCGGTCGTCATCGCCGGCGGACTGGGGTATCGTCTGCGCAACATCCTGCCCAAGTCGGGCTTTGCCGAACGCTTCTGCGCCAAGGGCCGCTTTGCCGGCCTGATGGAAAAGCTGCCGGTCAAGCTCATCACTCACCCGCAGCCGGGCCTGTTCGGTGCAGCTGCCGCCTACTTCCAGAGCCACGGAGACGCCGCATGA
- the zwf gene encoding glucose-6-phosphate dehydrogenase, whose translation MSTRAQTLILFGATGDLSQRMLLPSLCALDAEDLLGEELQIVGTARSQLSDGEFRNFARAAIEKYLPAERRGSMAGFINRLSYSQLDVTTPEGYKELADKVGPDRQVATFLSTAPSLFKPTIEGLAAHGLAADNARICLEKPLGTDLESSCAINDAVAAAYPEDRIFRIDHYLGKETVQNLIALRFANILFEPLWNAQHIEHVQITVAETVGLESRVDFYDGAGALRDMVQNHMLQLLALVAMEPPGSFEAGAVRDEKVKVLRALRGLTDEESVTGQYKGGASSGEIVPGYAEELGRMSTTETFVALKAHIDNWRWQGVPFYLRTGKRLPERVTEIIVHFRNVPHSIFPGARLCPNKLVIGIQPEENITLSLMAKVPGIEHEGMTLREVPLNIAMPDAFTGKHKRIAYERLLLDLINGDQTLFVRRDEVEAQWQWIDAIRAGWEESGKTPKPYNAGSWGPSAAIALAERDGVSWHE comes from the coding sequence GTGAGTACAAGGGCACAAACGCTAATCCTGTTCGGGGCCACCGGCGACCTGTCGCAACGGATGCTCCTCCCCTCGCTTTGCGCGCTTGATGCGGAGGATCTGCTGGGCGAAGAGCTGCAGATCGTCGGCACGGCCCGGTCGCAGCTTTCGGACGGAGAATTCCGCAATTTCGCCCGCGCCGCGATAGAGAAATACCTGCCCGCCGAACGGCGCGGCAGCATGGCCGGGTTCATCAACCGGCTGAGCTACAGCCAGCTCGATGTGACCACGCCCGAAGGTTACAAGGAACTGGCCGACAAAGTCGGGCCGGATCGCCAGGTGGCGACTTTCCTGTCCACCGCGCCCAGCCTGTTCAAGCCGACCATCGAAGGCCTCGCAGCGCATGGCCTGGCCGCCGATAATGCGCGCATCTGCCTGGAGAAGCCGCTCGGCACGGACCTCGAAAGCTCCTGCGCCATCAACGATGCCGTGGCCGCGGCTTACCCGGAAGACCGCATCTTTCGCATCGACCATTACCTCGGCAAGGAGACGGTGCAGAACCTGATCGCGCTGCGCTTTGCCAACATCCTGTTCGAACCGCTGTGGAACGCCCAGCATATCGAGCACGTGCAGATCACCGTCGCGGAAACGGTGGGGCTGGAAAGCCGCGTCGATTTCTACGACGGCGCGGGCGCCCTGCGTGACATGGTGCAGAACCACATGCTGCAACTGCTGGCGCTCGTGGCGATGGAACCGCCCGGCAGCTTTGAAGCTGGCGCCGTGCGCGACGAGAAGGTGAAGGTGCTGCGCGCGCTACGTGGGCTGACCGACGAGGAAAGCGTCACCGGTCAGTACAAGGGCGGTGCCTCCAGCGGGGAGATCGTGCCCGGCTACGCGGAGGAACTGGGTCGCATGAGCACGACCGAGACCTTCGTCGCGCTGAAGGCGCATATCGACAACTGGCGGTGGCAGGGCGTGCCCTTCTACCTGCGCACCGGCAAGCGCCTGCCCGAGCGCGTGACCGAAATCATCGTGCACTTCCGCAACGTGCCGCACTCCATCTTCCCTGGCGCGCGGCTGTGCCCCAACAAGCTGGTGATCGGCATCCAGCCGGAGGAGAACATCACCCTCTCGCTGATGGCCAAGGTGCCCGGCATCGAACACGAGGGGATGACGCTGCGCGAAGTACCGCTGAACATCGCCATGCCCGACGCCTTTACCGGCAAGCACAAGCGGATCGCCTACGAGCGCCTGCTGCTGGACCTGATCAACGGCGACCAGACGCTGTTCGTCCGCCGCGACGAGGTGGAGGCACAGTGGCAATGGATCGACGCCATCCGCGCCGGGTGGGAGGAAAGCGGCAAGACGCCGAAGCCCTACAATGCCGGCAGCTGGGGGCCGAGTGCCGCCATTGCGCTGGCCGAACGCGACGGAGTGAGCTGGCATGAGTAA
- a CDS encoding phosphoenolpyruvate carboxylase, with translation MTSYSDLTERLQELHQRTGETPLFNPVFQLGHDLSRQLEAGELTLDDFERLIAELEVAALEQRAQRVQRMVSPIASDENEAALAASLDCPDFAGFKARWERPQLHAVFTAHPTFLLTPDQSDAVATTASGTDAISAACVGGERPQVTLTYEHQRAMRAIGHAQEARSAIVAQLLRHAREHWPESWTELQPLPFRFATWVGYDMDGRTDITWSNSIGFRLSEKAERLQRYVASLEAIDADHALLAELRPAALYALERAQDFAADLSDPAALSVAANRLTASDPRKLLSLTPFIDALEAEAREADDADRAIKLKTLAAAMRADGLGMGWIHFRVNAKQLHNAIRRRIDPEGNLDLASKGAVVHLRRAIEEIQPRRSNFGALAIEASTATRQFLAMAQILAHIDVDAPIRMLIAECEEPATVLAALYFAKLFAIEDKVDISPLFETETALEHGGRFLDELLAEPVYQQYAKGRGRVAIQTGFSDAGRFVGQIPASLAIERLQGRLSAAMEENGLTDVAALIFNTHGESMGRGAHPNNMADRLDWALSPWAKRRFARAGITLEPEVSFQGGDGYLWFSTPELARAMLTRIAVLRPAETDADAPKDTFYQRTDLSLDFYRAVKEHQREHLESRTYSRAITAFGLGLLNSTGSRVSRRQSDLSADREMSLRQIRAIPHNAVLQQLGYPVNVIAGVGTATHGNYEELGALLAESPRGRELVRLVRAANALASVKTVAAYGELFNSAYWASRPYRGTETHLAAACESLSEYLVKDDRVGVFRRLASRLRVDAMKLHRLLDHVPDETPVENREDKRRMIGVLQSLRLALFQAMFIRAVSVPVFSRANDVSRDDVLEMVFTLRVDEALAQLRRAYPTQFPRIDRFDLTEPTDWPDGGDEGYEAIHRDFIDPIERAYALSLRVTTAIANIFGAHG, from the coding sequence ATGACCAGCTACTCCGACCTGACCGAACGCCTGCAGGAACTGCACCAGCGCACGGGCGAAACACCGCTGTTCAACCCGGTCTTCCAGCTGGGGCACGATCTCTCCCGCCAGCTCGAGGCAGGCGAACTGACGCTCGACGATTTCGAGCGGCTGATTGCCGAACTCGAAGTCGCCGCGCTGGAACAACGCGCGCAGCGGGTCCAGCGGATGGTCTCGCCGATTGCCAGCGACGAGAACGAGGCAGCCCTCGCGGCATCGCTGGACTGCCCCGACTTCGCCGGGTTCAAGGCGCGCTGGGAACGACCGCAGCTGCACGCGGTCTTCACCGCGCACCCGACGTTCCTGCTGACACCCGACCAGTCCGACGCCGTCGCCACCACCGCGTCGGGCACCGATGCGATCAGCGCGGCTTGCGTGGGCGGAGAGCGGCCACAGGTCACCCTGACCTACGAACACCAGCGGGCCATGCGCGCCATCGGCCACGCGCAGGAAGCCCGCAGCGCCATCGTCGCGCAATTGCTGCGCCACGCGCGCGAGCACTGGCCGGAGAGCTGGACTGAACTGCAACCGCTGCCGTTCCGCTTCGCCACTTGGGTCGGCTACGACATGGATGGCCGCACGGACATCACCTGGTCCAATTCCATCGGTTTCCGCTTGTCGGAGAAGGCCGAGCGGCTGCAACGCTATGTCGCCAGCCTGGAAGCAATCGACGCCGACCACGCCTTGCTGGCGGAACTGCGTCCCGCCGCGCTCTATGCGCTTGAACGCGCGCAGGATTTCGCTGCCGACCTGTCCGATCCCGCCGCGCTGTCCGTCGCCGCCAACCGCCTCACCGCCAGCGATCCGCGCAAGCTTCTGAGCCTCACCCCGTTTATCGACGCGCTGGAGGCCGAGGCCCGCGAGGCCGACGATGCCGACCGGGCAATCAAGCTGAAAACCCTTGCCGCCGCCATGCGCGCCGATGGCCTTGGCATGGGCTGGATCCATTTCCGGGTGAACGCCAAGCAGCTGCACAACGCCATCCGCCGCCGGATCGACCCCGAGGGCAACCTCGACCTCGCCAGCAAGGGCGCGGTGGTGCACCTGCGCCGCGCGATCGAGGAAATCCAGCCGCGCCGCAGTAACTTCGGCGCGCTGGCGATAGAGGCCAGCACCGCCACCCGGCAGTTTCTCGCCATGGCGCAGATCCTTGCCCATATCGATGTCGACGCGCCGATCCGCATGCTGATCGCCGAGTGCGAGGAGCCGGCGACAGTCCTCGCTGCGCTCTATTTCGCCAAGCTTTTCGCGATTGAGGACAAGGTCGACATCTCGCCCCTGTTCGAGACCGAGACCGCGCTGGAACACGGCGGCCGCTTCCTCGACGAACTGCTGGCAGAGCCGGTCTACCAGCAATATGCCAAGGGCCGCGGGCGTGTCGCCATCCAGACGGGTTTCTCCGACGCCGGGCGCTTTGTGGGTCAGATCCCCGCCAGCCTTGCCATCGAACGTCTTCAGGGCCGCCTATCCGCAGCCATGGAAGAGAACGGCCTGACCGATGTCGCGGCGCTGATCTTCAACACCCACGGCGAGTCCATGGGTCGCGGCGCACATCCCAACAACATGGCCGACAGGCTCGACTGGGCGCTCAGCCCCTGGGCCAAGCGGCGCTTCGCCCGTGCAGGCATCACGCTCGAGCCGGAAGTCAGCTTCCAGGGCGGCGATGGCTACCTGTGGTTCTCCACCCCCGAACTGGCGCGCGCCATGCTCACCCGCATTGCCGTGCTGCGTCCGGCGGAAACCGACGCCGATGCGCCGAAGGACACCTTCTACCAGCGCACTGACCTGAGCCTGGATTTCTACCGCGCGGTGAAGGAACACCAGCGCGAGCACCTGGAGAGCCGCACCTACAGCCGCGCGATCACCGCATTCGGGCTGGGCCTGCTCAATTCCACCGGCAGCCGCGTCAGCCGCCGCCAGAGCGACCTTTCGGCGGACCGCGAGATGAGCCTGCGGCAGATCCGCGCCATTCCGCACAACGCCGTGCTGCAACAGCTGGGCTATCCGGTGAACGTGATTGCCGGGGTCGGTACCGCCACCCACGGCAATTACGAGGAACTTGGCGCACTGCTGGCGGAAAGCCCGCGCGGGCGCGAACTCGTCCGGCTGGTGCGCGCCGCCAATGCGCTGGCAAGCGTGAAGACGGTCGCCGCCTATGGCGAGCTGTTCAACTCCGCCTATTGGGCCAGCCGGCCCTATCGCGGCACCGAAACGCACCTCGCCGCCGCTTGCGAGAGCCTGAGCGAATACCTGGTGAAGGACGACCGCGTGGGCGTGTTCCGCCGCCTTGCCAGCCGCCTGCGCGTCGATGCGATGAAGCTGCACCGCCTGCTGGACCACGTTCCCGACGAGACGCCGGTGGAGAACCGCGAGGACAAGCGCCGAATGATCGGCGTGCTGCAATCGCTGCGCCTCGCCTTGTTCCAGGCGATGTTTATCCGCGCCGTCAGCGTGCCGGTATTCAGCCGCGCCAACGACGTGTCGCGCGACGACGTGCTGGAAATGGTCTTTACCCTGCGCGTGGACGAGGCGCTGGCGCAGTTGCGGCGCGCGTACCCCACGCAGTTCCCGCGCATCGACCGCTTCGACCTGACCGAGCCGACCGACTGGCCGGACGGCGGCGACGAGGGATACGAGGCCATCCACCGCGACTTCATCGACCCGATCGAGCGCGCCTATGCCCTCTCGCTGCGGGTAACCACGGCCATCGCCAACATCTTCGGCGCGCATGGTTAA